A genomic window from Diospyros lotus cultivar Yz01 chromosome 2, ASM1463336v1, whole genome shotgun sequence includes:
- the LOC127794175 gene encoding gibberellin 2-beta-dioxygenase 8-like translates to MDVSSEPPFQKAYKTLIDKVDMIAVEVDWVETCELPVIDLSRLKLGEMEREECKREIAKASREWGFFQVVRHGICREILEKMRCEQRKLFKRPFYEKVNDKYMNFSAGSYRWGTPSATCLRQLSWSEAFHVPLADISGLAGLASLSPAMEQFATKVSDLALELAEILAEKMGHRSEFFRSNCLPSTCYLRMNRYPPCPHYSEVFGLMPHTDSDFLTILYQDQVGGLQLVKDGRWIAVKPDPQALIVNIGDLFQAWSNGVYRSVEHRVVANKQVERFSTAYFFCPSYDTVIESCIKPSVYRRFSFREFRQQVQEDVKRFGHKKGLPWFVIQN, encoded by the exons ATGGACGTGTCATCTGAACCACCCTTTCAAAAGGCATACAAAACCCTCATCGACAAGGTTGACATGATCGCCGTCGAGGTTGACTGGGTGGAAACATGCGAGCTGCCGGTGATCGACCTGAGCCGGTTGAAGCTCGGAGAAATGGAGAGAGAAGAGTGCAAGAGAGAGATAGCCAAGGCCTCCCGAGAATGGGGATTCTTCCAGGTTGTAAGACACGGAATTTGCCGTGAAATCTTGGAGAAAATGAGGTGCGAGCAGCGGAAGCTCTTCAAGAGACCCTTCTACGAGAAGGTGAACGACAAGTACATGAATTTCTCCGCCGGAAGTTACCGGTGGGGAACTCCTTCCGCCACCTGCCTCCGGCAGCTCTCCTGGTCTGAAGCTTTCCATGTTCCTTTGGCTGATATTTCTGGCTTGGCCGGTCTTGCCAGCCTCAg CCCGGCAATGGAACAGTTTGCCACCAAAGTGTCGGACTTGGCTTTAGAGCTGGCCGAAATTCTAGCCGAGAAGATGGGTCACCGGTCGGAGTTTTTTAGATCGAATTGCCTGCCGAGCACTTGCTACCTCCGGATGAACAGATACCCTCCTTGTCCACACTACTCCGAGGTCTTCGGCCTGATGCCGCATACCGACAGCGACTTCCTCACAATACTCTATCAGGACCAGGTTGGAGGGTTGCAGCTAGTGAAAGATGGAAGATGGATAGCCGTCAAACCCGACCCCCAAGCCCTAATTGTAAACATCGGGGACTTATTCCAA GCATGGAGCAATGGAGTGTACAGGAGCGTGGAGCACAGGGTAGTCGCGAACAAGCAAGTGGAGAGGTTCTCCACGGCGTATTTCTTTTGTCCATCCTACGACACTGTGATAGAGAGCTGCATAAAGCCTTCAGTGTATAGAAGGTTTAGCTTTAGAGAGTTCAGGCAGCAAGTGCAAGAGGATGTCAAGAGATTTGGGCACAAGAAAGGGCTCCCTTGGTTTGTTATACAAAATTAA